A single Clostridium sp. AN503 DNA region contains:
- a CDS encoding DHH family phosphoesterase encodes MKENLKVKGQLNGYLAWPLLLSLFLVFANVAVAFVSRMGALLMLAFTVCYIVIAVWIYVYSRKRILGGLVDFSSEYAWIQKQLLADMALPYALADEDGRVVWMNKAFQEVMEEEKGSRKNLLSLFPEMTKTDLATDDGIASVHTSYGEHKFRLDLHPMYVSGTEEEEIKAVVGRQKLLAVYLFDETEILRYRQEITDEKMVAGLIYLDNYEEALESVEEVRRSLLTALIDRKINKYIGAMDGVVKKMEKDKYFFTIKQKYVEQIQEERFGILEDVKAVNIGNEMAVTLSIGIGMNGESYSQNYDYARVAIDMALGRGGDQAVLKDGSKIQYYGGKSQQLEKATRVKARVKAHALRELMETKDRLLIMGHKLSDIDSFGAAIGIYRIATALNKKSHIIINEVTSSVQPMMNRFLDNPEYPEDLFLTGAQAAELVDSNTMLVVVDVNRPSITDAPELLRMVKTIVVLDHHRQSSEIISNAVLSYVEPYASSACEMVAEVLQYIADSIKIKSAEADAMYAGIVIDTNNFTNQTGVRTFEAAAYLRRNGADVTRVRKLFRDDMADYKAKAATITSAEVFREAFSIGICPADGLQSPTIVGAQAANELLEIKGIKASIVLTEYHNVIYLSARSIDEVNVQVMMEQLGGGGHRTIAGAQLEGVTVEEAKTRVKEVIDQMLQKGDIS; translated from the coding sequence ATGAAAGAAAACTTAAAGGTAAAGGGGCAGTTGAACGGATATCTGGCATGGCCGCTGCTGTTGTCCCTGTTCCTGGTTTTTGCGAATGTGGCTGTGGCATTTGTGAGCCGGATGGGCGCGCTGCTCATGCTGGCATTCACGGTCTGCTATATCGTGATAGCAGTCTGGATCTATGTGTACAGCCGCAAAAGGATCCTGGGCGGACTGGTGGACTTTTCTTCTGAATATGCGTGGATCCAGAAGCAGCTTCTGGCGGATATGGCATTGCCTTATGCCCTGGCAGATGAGGACGGCAGGGTAGTATGGATGAACAAGGCCTTCCAGGAGGTCATGGAGGAGGAAAAAGGAAGCAGAAAGAATCTGCTGTCCCTGTTCCCGGAGATGACAAAGACGGATCTTGCCACGGACGATGGCATAGCCAGTGTGCACACTTCATATGGAGAGCACAAATTCCGTCTGGACCTGCATCCCATGTATGTGAGCGGTACAGAGGAGGAAGAGATCAAAGCGGTTGTCGGCAGGCAGAAGCTGCTGGCAGTTTATCTGTTTGATGAGACGGAGATCCTGCGTTACCGTCAGGAGATCACCGATGAGAAGATGGTTGCCGGACTGATCTATCTGGACAACTACGAGGAGGCCTTAGAGAGCGTGGAGGAAGTGCGCCGCTCCTTGCTGACAGCGCTCATCGACCGTAAGATCAACAAGTATATCGGCGCTATGGACGGCGTCGTGAAGAAGATGGAGAAGGACAAATATTTCTTCACCATCAAGCAGAAGTATGTGGAACAGATCCAGGAGGAGCGGTTTGGGATCCTGGAGGATGTGAAGGCAGTCAATATCGGCAATGAGATGGCGGTCACCTTGAGTATCGGCATCGGCATGAACGGTGAGAGCTACAGCCAGAACTACGACTATGCCCGGGTGGCCATCGATATGGCGCTGGGCCGGGGCGGCGACCAGGCGGTACTTAAAGACGGCAGCAAGATCCAGTACTACGGCGGCAAATCCCAGCAGCTTGAAAAGGCGACCCGCGTGAAGGCACGCGTGAAAGCCCATGCCCTGCGGGAGCTGATGGAGACGAAGGACCGTCTGTTGATCATGGGGCACAAGCTCAGCGACATCGATTCCTTTGGCGCGGCCATCGGTATCTACCGGATCGCTACAGCGCTCAATAAAAAGTCCCATATCATCATCAATGAAGTGACTTCATCGGTACAGCCGATGATGAACCGTTTTCTGGACAATCCGGAGTACCCGGAGGATCTGTTTTTGACTGGAGCGCAGGCAGCGGAGCTGGTGGACAGCAATACTATGCTGGTGGTCGTGGATGTGAACCGTCCCAGCATCACCGATGCCCCGGAGCTTCTGCGTATGGTGAAGACGATCGTAGTGCTGGATCACCACCGCCAGAGCAGCGAGATCATCAGCAATGCGGTCCTCTCCTATGTGGAGCCGTATGCATCCTCAGCCTGTGAGATGGTTGCGGAGGTGCTTCAGTATATTGCTGACAGCATCAAGATCAAGTCAGCCGAGGCGGACGCCATGTATGCGGGGATTGTGATCGATACCAACAATTTTACCAATCAGACCGGCGTGCGTACCTTTGAGGCGGCGGCGTACCTGCGGCGCAATGGCGCAGATGTGACCCGCGTGCGCAAGCTGTTCCGGGATGATATGGCAGATTACAAGGCGAAGGCTGCGACCATCACCTCGGCGGAAGTGTTCCGGGAAGCATTTTCCATCGGGATCTGTCCGGCGGATGGCTTGCAGAGCCCGACGATCGTGGGTGCGCAGGCAGCCAACGAACTGTTGGAGATCAAGGGTATCAAGGCTTCGATCGTGCTGACTGAGTACCACAATGTCATCTATTTAAGCGCCCGCTCCATCGACGAAGTCAATGTGCAGGTGATGATGGAGCAGCTCGGCGGCGGAGGACACCGGACCATAGCCGGGGCGCAGCTTGAGGGCGTGACCGTTGAGGAAGCCAAGACCCGGGTAAAAGAAGTAATAGACCAGATGTTGCAGAAGGGAGATATATCATAA
- the rplI gene encoding 50S ribosomal protein L9 gives MEVVLLEDVKALGKKGQIVKVNDGYARNFILKKNLGVEATAKNLNDLKLQKANADKLAAEQLAAAKELAAKIEKLAVTLTMKAGEGGRAFGSVSSKEIAAAASEQLGLDIDKKKMVLPEPIKTFGTHEVPVKLHKDVTAKLAVKVTEA, from the coding sequence ATGGAAGTAGTATTATTGGAAGATGTAAAGGCTCTTGGGAAAAAGGGCCAGATCGTAAAGGTAAATGACGGCTATGCGAGGAATTTCATTCTGAAGAAGAACCTGGGAGTGGAAGCCACCGCGAAGAATTTAAATGATTTAAAGCTCCAGAAGGCCAACGCAGATAAGCTTGCGGCAGAGCAGCTTGCGGCGGCGAAGGAGCTTGCGGCAAAGATTGAAAAGCTGGCAGTGACCCTGACCATGAAGGCAGGGGAAGGCGGCAGGGCATTCGGTTCTGTTTCCAGCAAGGAGATCGCGGCGGCGGCGTCCGAGCAGCTGGGACTGGATATTGACAAAAAGAAGATGGTGCTGCCGGAACCGATCAAGACCTTCGGAACTCATGAGGTACCGGTAAAGCTGCACAAGGATGTGACGGCGAAGCTGGCGGTCAAAGTGACAGAGGCTTAA
- the dnaB gene encoding replicative DNA helicase: MDEALMKRVLPHSIEAEQSVIGSMLMDKEAIIAASEIVVAADFYQQQYGVMFESMVELFNEGLPVDLITLQNRLKEKDVPPEVSSLEFVRDIITTVPTSANVKSYANIVREKAVLRRLIKTTEEIANTCYVGKEPLEQILAGTEKTIFDLLQSRSSGDFVPIRQVALNVLEKIETASKTQGTVTGIPTGFIDLDYKTSGMQPSDFVLIAARPSMGKTAFVLNLVDHVAVRKNLPCMIFSLEMSKEQLVNRMLAMESNVDSQKLRTGNLTDSDWDAVVEGIGVIGNSKLIIDDTPGISITELRSKCRKMKLEYGLSMVIIDYLQLMSGSGGKNSDNRQQEISEISRSLKALAREMSAPVVALSQLSRACETRTDHRPMLSDLRESGAIEQDADVVMFLYRDDYYNKDTDTPNIAEVIIAKQRNGPIGTVNLLWQPEFTKFVNLAK; encoded by the coding sequence ATGGATGAAGCCCTGATGAAACGGGTGCTTCCTCACAGTATTGAAGCGGAGCAGTCGGTGATCGGTTCCATGTTGATGGATAAGGAAGCGATCATTGCGGCATCCGAGATTGTAGTGGCAGCGGATTTTTACCAGCAGCAGTACGGCGTTATGTTTGAGTCCATGGTGGAGCTGTTTAACGAAGGCTTGCCAGTGGATCTGATCACCCTCCAGAACCGTTTAAAGGAGAAGGATGTACCGCCGGAGGTCAGCAGCCTGGAGTTTGTCCGGGATATCATAACCACAGTGCCGACCTCTGCCAATGTGAAGTCCTATGCCAATATCGTCCGTGAGAAAGCAGTTTTAAGAAGATTGATCAAGACAACTGAAGAGATAGCTAATACCTGCTATGTAGGTAAAGAACCGCTGGAGCAGATCCTGGCGGGCACGGAGAAGACCATATTTGATCTGCTCCAGAGCCGCAGCTCAGGTGATTTTGTCCCGATCCGGCAGGTGGCGCTGAATGTGCTGGAGAAGATAGAGACCGCATCCAAGACCCAGGGAACTGTTACCGGTATCCCTACTGGTTTTATAGATCTGGATTACAAGACTTCGGGTATGCAGCCTTCGGATTTCGTGCTGATCGCAGCGCGTCCGTCCATGGGAAAAACGGCTTTCGTGCTGAATCTGGTGGATCACGTGGCGGTCCGGAAGAACCTGCCATGCATGATCTTCAGTCTGGAGATGTCCAAGGAACAGCTGGTCAACCGTATGCTTGCCATGGAGTCCAATGTAGACTCTCAGAAGCTGAGGACTGGCAACTTGACAGATTCCGACTGGGATGCCGTTGTAGAAGGCATCGGGGTCATTGGCAATTCCAAGCTGATCATCGATGACACCCCTGGTATATCCATCACAGAACTGCGTTCCAAGTGCAGAAAAATGAAGCTGGAATACGGTCTCAGTATGGTTATCATAGACTACTTACAGCTCATGTCAGGCAGCGGCGGCAAAAACAGCGACAACCGTCAGCAGGAGATATCTGAGATCTCCCGTTCCTTAAAAGCACTGGCCAGGGAGATGAGCGCCCCGGTAGTAGCTCTGTCCCAGCTGAGCCGTGCCTGTGAGACGAGGACGGACCATCGTCCGATGCTGTCCGACTTACGAGAGTCAGGCGCGATCGAGCAGGATGCCGACGTAGTAATGTTTTTGTACAGGGATGATTACTATAATAAAGATACTGATACACCGAATATAGCGGAAGTCATCATTGCCAAACAGAGAAACGGCCCGATCGGAACCGTGAACCTGCTGTGGCAGCCGGAGTTTACGAAGTTTGTAAACTTGGCCAAGTGA
- a CDS encoding choloylglycine hydrolase family protein, whose product MCTAITIQSPSGNIWFGRTMDFSYQLDPKMYQVPRNYRWGNLCGTHTIQNRYSFLGTGQDINPVVFADGVNESGFAAAALYFPGYASYEPPESAGSSNLSIAAIEIVGFLLGQCSSVRQASGILKSIQIVGIEDSVTKSVAPLHWIITDKDGGCLVIEKTSDGLHLWNNPIGVLTNSPDFPWHMCNLRNFAGLSPRQNEDAEWLEAKLSPFGQGAGSTGLPGDFTPPGRFVRTAFIKSFMEIPEERNELPAACFHALEGVMIPKGVVVTGREAADYTQYTAVIDLAEQEYFVRRYDELDTVRVKADWSKCREIVVME is encoded by the coding sequence ATGTGTACTGCTATTACTATTCAGTCGCCCAGCGGAAATATCTGGTTCGGGCGCACTATGGATTTTTCTTACCAGCTCGATCCCAAAATGTATCAGGTCCCCAGAAACTACCGTTGGGGAAATCTCTGCGGCACTCATACCATACAAAACCGTTATAGCTTCCTTGGTACTGGTCAGGATATCAATCCTGTTGTTTTTGCCGATGGCGTGAATGAATCCGGTTTTGCCGCCGCTGCCCTCTATTTCCCTGGATATGCAAGCTATGAACCGCCGGAATCAGCGGGTTCTTCCAATCTTTCCATTGCCGCCATCGAGATCGTAGGTTTCCTTCTGGGGCAATGCAGCTCCGTCCGCCAGGCCTCCGGAATCCTAAAATCAATTCAAATTGTTGGCATTGAGGATTCCGTGACAAAATCCGTTGCGCCCCTTCACTGGATCATCACAGACAAGGATGGGGGCTGTCTTGTCATCGAAAAAACTTCGGATGGCCTGCATCTATGGAATAATCCCATTGGAGTATTGACAAACAGTCCGGATTTTCCATGGCATATGTGCAATTTGCGCAACTTTGCAGGACTGTCACCACGGCAGAACGAAGACGCCGAATGGCTGGAAGCAAAACTGTCACCTTTTGGACAGGGCGCCGGGAGTACCGGGCTTCCAGGTGATTTTACCCCGCCGGGGAGATTTGTGCGGACAGCTTTTATTAAAAGTTTTATGGAGATCCCAGAGGAACGAAATGAGCTTCCCGCCGCGTGCTTTCATGCTTTAGAGGGTGTCATGATCCCAAAAGGGGTTGTGGTCACTGGACGGGAAGCCGCAGATTATACACAGTACACAGCAGTTATTGATCTGGCAGAACAGGAGTATTTTGTCAGGAGGTATGATGAGCTGGATACTGTGAGGGTAAAGGCGGATTGGTCGAAGTGCCGTGAAATCGTTGTAATGGAATGA
- a CDS encoding glycoside hydrolase family 3 N-terminal domain-containing protein codes for MLAINMADVVNVLNTCKPYLIGFAVVLVLAVIAMIAVRGMKNAKRKLIRAEAGIAILLALIVTVNMICWGPMSSLISLATGNGTISEETSGEATDLCTEIAEEGIVLLKNEESTLPIAGGNLNVFGWASTNPCYGGTGSGSLSDAYETVSLLQGLEHAGFSLNKELSDFYTTYRTDRPVVGMWEQDWTLPEPAADSYSADLINNAKAFSDTAMVVITRVGGEGADLPTDVSQVTYHNNSEAYADFEPGEHFLQINKTERDMLDLVCANFDKVVVVYNGANAMELGFVNEYEQIKSVLWCPGTGQSGFNGLGEILSGQVNPSGKTSDTFVLDLTTTPTANNFGNFIYDNMEEFKVTQTGFTGKEEITWPSFVNYVEGIYAGYRFYETAAAEGLIDYDSTVLYPFGYGLSYTTFEQTMGEITEDNGQITFDVTVTNTGDTDGKDVIEVYYNPPYTNGGIEKATANLIAFDKTDILEPGASQTLTISFAEEDMASYDYQNVKGYVLEAGDYRISINSDSHNVLAEQTFTVDTTVEYTGENGRSSDTAAVTNVFDYAAGEVTYLSRADGFANYKEATAAPASLTMKEDVKATFINNSNYHLEDYNLAEDTMPTTGAKNSIQLADLRGAEYDDPKWETLLDNMTISDMDTVIALGGYQTAAAGSVGKVQTIDCDGPASINNNFTGTGSIGFPSAVMIACTWNTDIAEAFGESIGKMADEMGVSGWYAPAMNIHRSAFAGRNFEYYSEDGLLSGRIAANAVTGAEKYGVYAYIKHFALNDQETNRCSMLCTWTNEQAIREIYLKPFEIAVKEGKAKAVMSSFNYIGTRWAGGSSELCNTVLRDEWGFQGFVLTDYFGVYGYMSSDQAIRNGTDAMLVAYDTETNHVKDTKSATGVQAMRQACKNVMYTVVNSRAYAPENLQTGLMAWQIMAIVADVILAAGLLGLEAVALKRYKKRSAGEASVETSEQNM; via the coding sequence ATGTTAGCAATCAACATGGCAGATGTGGTAAACGTACTTAATACATGCAAACCATATCTCATCGGCTTTGCCGTGGTACTGGTTCTTGCAGTCATCGCAATGATCGCAGTGCGCGGCATGAAGAACGCAAAACGGAAACTCATAAGAGCGGAGGCGGGGATCGCGATCCTGCTGGCTCTCATCGTCACGGTGAACATGATCTGCTGGGGCCCTATGTCCAGCCTGATCTCGCTGGCAACCGGCAATGGCACGATCTCTGAGGAGACCTCAGGCGAGGCCACGGATCTCTGCACGGAGATCGCCGAGGAAGGAATTGTGCTTTTAAAGAATGAAGAGAGCACGCTTCCCATAGCAGGCGGGAACTTAAATGTGTTTGGCTGGGCGTCCACCAATCCCTGCTACGGCGGGACCGGTTCAGGTTCCCTGTCCGACGCGTATGAGACCGTAAGCCTGCTTCAGGGCTTAGAGCACGCGGGCTTCAGCCTGAACAAAGAGCTGTCCGACTTCTATACCACATACCGTACGGACCGTCCGGTGGTGGGGATGTGGGAGCAGGACTGGACGCTGCCGGAACCTGCAGCGGATTCTTACAGCGCGGATCTGATCAACAACGCCAAAGCATTTTCGGATACGGCCATGGTGGTGATCACCCGTGTCGGCGGTGAGGGAGCGGACCTGCCCACCGATGTAAGCCAGGTAACCTATCACAACAATTCTGAGGCTTATGCGGATTTTGAGCCAGGCGAGCACTTCCTTCAGATCAATAAAACGGAGAGAGATATGCTGGATCTGGTGTGCGCCAATTTTGACAAGGTAGTGGTCGTGTACAATGGCGCAAATGCAATGGAGCTTGGTTTTGTAAATGAGTATGAGCAGATCAAGAGCGTGTTATGGTGTCCTGGAACCGGACAGTCCGGCTTTAATGGCCTGGGCGAGATCTTAAGCGGACAGGTAAACCCGTCCGGCAAGACCAGTGATACGTTTGTACTGGACTTGACCACGACTCCTACCGCCAATAACTTTGGCAACTTTATTTACGACAATATGGAGGAGTTCAAGGTTACCCAGACCGGATTTACCGGCAAAGAGGAGATCACCTGGCCGTCCTTTGTCAACTACGTGGAAGGTATCTATGCAGGCTACCGTTTCTATGAGACTGCGGCGGCAGAAGGCCTGATCGACTATGACAGCACGGTACTGTATCCATTTGGCTATGGGCTGTCTTACACCACATTTGAGCAGACCATGGGGGAGATTACCGAGGATAACGGGCAGATCACCTTTGACGTGACAGTGACCAACACCGGGGATACCGACGGTAAGGACGTCATAGAAGTATATTATAATCCGCCTTATACAAACGGGGGGATCGAGAAAGCGACGGCGAACCTGATCGCGTTTGATAAGACAGACATCCTGGAGCCGGGAGCGTCCCAGACGCTGACCATCTCTTTTGCAGAGGAAGACATGGCATCCTACGATTATCAGAATGTAAAAGGCTATGTTCTGGAAGCTGGTGATTACAGGATCAGCATCAACAGCGACTCGCACAATGTATTGGCAGAACAGACCTTTACTGTGGATACCACTGTGGAGTATACTGGTGAAAACGGGCGTTCCAGCGATACAGCCGCAGTCACCAATGTATTTGACTATGCGGCAGGCGAGGTCACTTATCTCTCCAGGGCAGACGGATTTGCCAACTATAAAGAGGCGACCGCGGCACCGGCCAGCCTGACCATGAAAGAGGATGTTAAGGCGACCTTTATCAACAACAGCAACTATCACCTGGAGGATTACAACCTGGCGGAGGACACAATGCCCACGACCGGAGCGAAGAACTCCATACAGCTCGCAGATCTTCGGGGAGCGGAATATGATGATCCGAAGTGGGAGACCCTGCTTGACAATATGACCATCTCCGATATGGACACGGTGATCGCGCTGGGAGGCTACCAGACCGCCGCGGCAGGCAGCGTGGGGAAGGTGCAGACCATCGACTGTGACGGCCCGGCATCTATCAACAACAACTTTACCGGGACCGGTTCGATCGGATTCCCGTCGGCGGTGATGATCGCATGTACCTGGAATACGGATATTGCGGAGGCATTTGGCGAGAGCATCGGCAAGATGGCGGATGAGATGGGCGTATCCGGATGGTATGCACCGGCTATGAATATCCACCGCAGCGCATTTGCAGGAAGAAACTTTGAGTATTATTCTGAGGACGGGCTTCTGTCCGGCAGGATTGCGGCAAATGCTGTGACCGGCGCTGAGAAATACGGCGTATATGCTTATATCAAGCATTTTGCGCTGAATGACCAGGAGACCAACCGGTGCAGTATGCTCTGTACCTGGACCAACGAACAGGCGATCAGGGAGATCTACTTAAAGCCGTTTGAGATTGCTGTGAAAGAAGGCAAAGCCAAGGCTGTGATGTCCTCCTTCAACTACATCGGAACCAGATGGGCAGGCGGTTCTTCGGAGCTGTGCAATACGGTGCTCCGGGATGAATGGGGCTTCCAGGGATTTGTTCTGACAGATTATTTCGGCGTCTACGGCTATATGAGCTCTGACCAGGCGATCCGTAACGGCACCGACGCCATGCTGGTGGCTTATGACACGGAGACCAACCATGTGAAGGATACGAAGAGCGCAACCGGTGTCCAGGCTATGCGCCAGGCATGCAAAAATGTGATGTACACTGTAGTAAACAGCCGTGCTTATGCGCCGGAGAACTTACAGACCGGACTGATGGCATGGCAGATTATGGCGATCGTGGCCGATGTCATCCTGGCAGCAGGGCTTCTGGGACTGGAAGCTGTGGCTTTGAAGCGATATAAAAAGAGAAGCGCCGGGGAAGCATCTGTAGAGACATCTGAGCAGAACATGTAA
- a CDS encoding glycoside hydrolase family 3 C-terminal domain-containing protein: MKHADIIKKMTVEEKAAILSGKNEWQSRDIPRLSIPSIFCADGPHGIRKQAGTGDHLGLNPSLPATCFPTAATVAGSWDEKLAQEVGEALGEEAAALGVDVVLGPGLNIKRSPLCGRNFEYFSEDPYLSGKMAAAYVKGIQRKGVYACPKHFAVNSQELRRMAMDAVVDERTLREIYLTGFEIAVKEGGAGALMTSYNQVNGTYANENEHLLKDILREDWGFDGIVITDWGGSNDHVRGVANRSNLEMPTPGLDSARQILAALEDGRLTMEELDTCVDDLLDAVLTLAESRRKREQDAAGFDAEAHHALARRAASESIILLKNTADPEPMLPIKENCKVAVIGDFAITPRYQGAGSSMVNAVKVETMAELIREYPFECVGCVSGYRRTGETDEALVKEALDLARQAELVIFCFGLDEISESEGMDRSHMRIPQNQIGLLEALVKVNPNIAGVISAGSPVEMPWQYCCKAIVHGYLGGEAGAGAMLDVLTGNVNPSGRLSETYPLRYEDTPAFRFFPSVERNSEYRESLFVGYRYYDTSRVRIQYPFGYGLSYTTFSYSGLEVTGEGVSFTLENTGDRDGAEVAQLYVGCWDSRVFRPEKELKGFKKVYLKAGEKAQVTIPFDDKTFRYWNVKTDRWETEAGIYQILVGSCVMDIRLSSSIELKGTDAVLPYDMERLPSYRTGLIQNVGKEEFEVLLGHPVPSGEWSGELGINDAVCQMYYAKSRLARVIYKVLTRMLEKNEAKGTPDLNLLFQYNIPFRAIAKMTGGIVSMEMAYGMTDVVNGHFFKGMKCLIGGFFRNRRDNKAYEKKLLTPSGSKPTE; this comes from the coding sequence ATGAAGCATGCAGACATTATCAAAAAAATGACCGTGGAGGAGAAAGCGGCAATCTTAAGCGGTAAAAATGAGTGGCAGAGCCGGGATATTCCCCGGCTGTCCATTCCGTCCATCTTTTGTGCGGACGGCCCTCACGGGATCCGCAAACAGGCAGGGACCGGCGATCATCTGGGGCTGAACCCTTCTCTTCCGGCGACCTGCTTCCCTACGGCGGCGACGGTCGCCGGAAGCTGGGATGAAAAACTGGCGCAGGAAGTGGGGGAGGCCCTGGGGGAGGAAGCGGCGGCTCTGGGCGTCGATGTGGTTCTCGGCCCTGGGCTGAACATCAAGCGCAGCCCGCTCTGCGGAAGGAATTTTGAGTATTTTTCGGAGGACCCTTATCTCTCCGGGAAGATGGCGGCGGCCTATGTGAAGGGGATACAAAGGAAAGGCGTCTATGCCTGCCCGAAGCATTTTGCCGTGAACAGCCAGGAGCTTCGCCGGATGGCGATGGACGCGGTAGTAGATGAGCGGACTCTCCGCGAGATCTATCTGACCGGGTTTGAGATCGCTGTGAAGGAAGGCGGGGCAGGGGCGCTGATGACCAGCTACAACCAGGTCAACGGCACCTATGCCAATGAAAATGAGCATCTTTTGAAAGACATACTCCGGGAGGACTGGGGATTTGACGGGATCGTGATCACGGACTGGGGCGGTTCCAACGACCATGTGCGCGGCGTGGCGAACCGGTCCAACCTGGAGATGCCGACGCCCGGACTGGATTCTGCAAGGCAGATCTTGGCGGCGCTTGAGGATGGACGTCTGACCATGGAGGAGCTGGATACCTGCGTGGATGATCTGCTGGACGCTGTCTTGACACTGGCAGAGAGCCGTAGGAAAAGAGAGCAGGACGCGGCAGGTTTTGATGCGGAGGCCCATCATGCCCTGGCGCGCCGCGCCGCGTCGGAAAGCATTATCCTTCTTAAAAATACAGCAGACCCGGAACCGATGCTTCCGATCAAAGAAAACTGCAAAGTTGCAGTGATCGGGGATTTCGCCATCACCCCGCGGTATCAGGGGGCGGGTTCCTCCATGGTCAATGCGGTTAAGGTGGAGACGATGGCAGAGCTGATCCGTGAATATCCGTTTGAATGTGTTGGCTGCGTATCCGGCTACCGCCGTACCGGGGAGACGGATGAGGCCCTTGTGAAAGAGGCGCTGGATCTGGCCAGACAGGCGGAGCTTGTGATCTTCTGCTTCGGTCTGGACGAGATCAGCGAGTCGGAGGGCATGGACCGCAGCCACATGCGGATACCCCAGAATCAGATTGGGCTTTTGGAGGCTCTTGTGAAGGTGAATCCCAACATCGCAGGCGTGATCAGCGCCGGGTCCCCAGTAGAGATGCCCTGGCAGTATTGCTGTAAGGCGATCGTGCACGGCTATCTGGGCGGGGAAGCGGGCGCAGGCGCCATGCTGGATGTGCTGACCGGAAACGTGAACCCTTCCGGGCGGCTCAGTGAGACTTATCCGCTCCGTTATGAGGACACGCCGGCATTCCGGTTCTTCCCAAGCGTGGAAAGGAATTCCGAGTACCGTGAAAGCCTTTTTGTGGGCTACCGGTATTACGATACCAGCAGAGTGCGGATACAGTATCCGTTTGGCTATGGACTTTCCTATACCACATTTTCCTACAGCGGCCTTGAGGTGACTGGGGAGGGCGTAAGTTTCACCCTTGAGAATACCGGGGACAGGGACGGCGCAGAGGTGGCCCAGTTGTATGTGGGATGCTGGGACAGCCGCGTGTTCCGTCCGGAAAAGGAGCTGAAGGGTTTTAAGAAGGTGTATTTGAAGGCAGGGGAAAAGGCACAGGTTACGATCCCATTTGACGATAAGACCTTCCGTTACTGGAATGTGAAGACAGACCGATGGGAGACTGAGGCGGGGATTTATCAGATCCTGGTAGGCTCCTGCGTGATGGATATCCGGCTCAGCAGCAGCATCGAGCTTAAGGGGACGGACGCCGTACTGCCTTATGACATGGAGCGGCTGCCCTCTTACCGCACCGGTTTGATCCAGAACGTAGGGAAAGAGGAATTTGAAGTCCTGCTGGGCCATCCGGTTCCGTCCGGTGAGTGGTCCGGAGAGCTGGGGATCAACGATGCGGTATGCCAGATGTATTATGCGAAAAGCAGGCTTGCCAGGGTGATCTACAAGGTACTGACCAGGATGCTGGAAAAAAATGAAGCGAAAGGCACTCCGGATTTGAACCTCCTGTTCCAGTACAACATCCCGTTCCGCGCCATTGCCAAAATGACTGGCGGCATAGTCAGCATGGAGATGGCGTATGGCATGACCGACGTGGTCAACGGACACTTCTTCAAAGGGATGAAATGCCTGATCGGAGGGTTCTTCCGGAACAGGCGGGACAATAAAGCATACGAAAAGAAACTGCTCACTCCATCGGGATCAAAACCGACAGAGTAA